A genomic region of Nymphaea colorata isolate Beijing-Zhang1983 chromosome 2, ASM883128v2, whole genome shotgun sequence contains the following coding sequences:
- the LOC116248982 gene encoding vacuolar protein sorting-associated protein 28 homolog 2-like, whose protein sequence is MEVKLWHDKREREMYENFADLFAIIKATEKLEKAYVRDVVSPADYEAECLKLIAQFKTLASSLKETVPSIDRFVDTYKLDCPAALNRLMVSGVPATVEHRTVAASSSAGSTLAVAESVQHFITAMDSLKLNMVAVDQVHPLLSDLWASLSKLPQLSSEFEGKVKIKDWIVKLSKMGAADELTEQQSRQLLFDLDSSYNAFMAALPKAGA, encoded by the coding sequence ATGGAGGTCAAGCTGTGGCACGACAAGCGGGAACGTGAGATGTACGAGAACTTCGCCGATCTCTTTGCGATAATCAAGGCGACGGAGAAGCTTGAGAAGGCATATGTCCGGGACGTCGTCTCGCCAGCCGACTACGAGGCCGAGTGCCTCAAGCTTATTGCCCAGTTCAAGACTTTGGCGTCCTCTCTCAAGGAGACTGTTCCCTCCATCGACCGTTTCGTCGACACCTATAAACTCGATTGCCCGGCTGCCCTCAACCGCCTGATGGTTTCTGGCGTGCCGGCGACGGTCGAGCACCGTACCGTGGCGGCCAGCTCGAGCGCCGGATCAACGCTTGCTGTTGCTGAGTCTGTCCAGCACTTCATCACGGCCATGGACTCGCTGAAGCTGAATATGGTAGCCGTCGACCAGGTGCACCCCCTTCTTTCCGACCTCTGGGCATCGCTCAGCAAGCTGCCGCAGCTCAGCTCGGAATTCGAGGGGAAGGTTAAGATCAAGGATTGGATTGTGAAACTTTCGAAGATGGGAGCGGCCGACGAGCTCACGGAGCAGCAATCGAGACAGCTTCTATTCGACCTGGACTCATCCTACAATGCTTTCATGGCCGCCCTCCCCAAGGCCGGCGCTTGA